In Nicotiana tabacum cultivar K326 chromosome 17, ASM71507v2, whole genome shotgun sequence, one DNA window encodes the following:
- the LOC107779313 gene encoding pentatricopeptide repeat-containing protein At2g01860-like: protein MLTRSCCMFSTSHEGLPWSSSTYPISQISSSPSTAASEIPSSSLGRRGERVVFMAVCSNRTNHRKLPKNLSNPRRPKLPPDMDYIFKRFLYEDADEITQQPTIDTLTAADEEVDEELEVEVEETVWESDEMEAISSLFKGRIPQKPGKLNRERPLPLPLPYKIRPLGLPTPKRFSNVSRQSISKQVYKNPTFLIGLAKEIQSLSTEENVSKVLSKWGPFLRKGSLSLTVRELGYLGLPERALQTFCWVKKQPHLFPDDHVLASTIEVLAGSNELKVPFDLDKFTGLASRSVYEAMLRGFIKGGSLKLALKLLSIAKGCNRVLGTGVYAKLILELGKDPDKRTLVFALLEELAARDDLDLTPQDCTAIMKTCIRLGRFEIVEGLYDWFRKSGGNPSVVMYTTLIHCRYSENKHREALAMLWEMEASNCLFDLPAYRVVIKLFVGLNDVPRAIRYFSKLKEAGFSPTFDIYCSLIKIYMAAGRLAKCEDIRKEAEMAGFRLDEHTMSKLQQ from the coding sequence ATGCTCACCAGGAGTTGTTGCATGTTTTCGACCTCCCATGAGGGCCTTCCTTGGTCTTCATCCACATATCCCATCTCACAGATTAGTAGTAGTCCCAGTACAGCTGCTTCTGAAATACCTTCTTCAAGTCTTGGAAGAAGAGGGGAAAGAGTTGTTTTTATGGCTGTTTGTAGTAACAGAACTAACCACAGAAAACTCCCAAAGAACCTCAGCAATCCTCGGCGACCCAAGCTTCCACCTGACATGGACTATATCTTTAAACGGTTCTTGTACGAGGATGCTGACGAGATTACCCAGCAGCCAACTATTGATACTCTCACTGCTGCTGATGAGGAAGTTGATGAAGAATTGGAAGTGGAAGTAGAAGAGACTGTATGGGAGTCGGATGAGATGGAAGCAATTTCATCTCTTTTCAAAGGGAGGATCCCTCAGAAACCCGGAAAATTGAATAGAGAaaggcctctgcctctgccccttCCTTACAAGATTCGACCTTTAGGACTTCCTACACCAAAGAGATTCTCAAATGTTTCAAGGCAATCCATATCAAAGCAAGTGTACAAGAATCCCACTTTCTTGATTGGTTTGGCCAAAGAAATTCAGAGCCTTTCGACAGAGGAAAATGTATCAAAGGTTCTCAGTAAGTGGGGTCCATTTCTTCGAAAAGGATCATTATCGTTGACAGTCAGAGAGTTGGGTTACTTGGGACTTCCTGAGAGAGCTCTACAAACGTTCTGTTGGGTGAAGAAACAACCCCATCTTTTCCCGGATGATCATGTTCTTGCTTCTACCATTGAAGTGTTGGCGGGGTCAAACGAGTTAAAAGTGCCTTTTGATTTGGATAAGTTCACTGGCTTGGCTAGTCGGAGTGTGTATGAAGCAATGTTAAGGGGTTTCATCAAAGGAGGAAGCCTGAAGCTTGCATTGAAGCTTCTCTCAATAGCTAAGGGATGTAATAGAGTGCTTGGTACTGGGGTGTATGCTAAGCTAATattggagcttggtaaggatccTGATAAAAGAACGCTTGTCTTCGCATTGTTAGAGGAACTTGCTGCGAGAGATGATCTGGATTTGACACCACAAGACTGTACTGCTATCATGAAAACTTGCATTAGGCTGGGAAGATTCGAGATTGTGGAGGGACTATATGATTGGTTCAGGAAATCTGGTGGCAATCCAAGTGTAGTTATGTATACTACTCTGATTCACTGTCGTTATTCAGAGAACAAACATAGGGAGGCGTTAGCCATGCTATGGGAAATGGAGGCTTCAAATTGCCTTTTTGATCTTCCAGCTTATCGTGTAGTGATTAAGCTCTTTGTTGGTTTGAACGATGTCCCAAGGGCTATACGCTATTTCTCTAAACTTAAGGAAGCAGGTTTTAGTCCAACATTTGATATATACTGCAGCTTGATCAAAATCTATATGGCTGCTGGAAGGCTGGCCAAGTGTGAAGATATCCGCAAGGAGGCAGAGATGGCTGGATTCAGGTTGGACGAACATACAATGTCAAAGTTGCAACAGTAA
- the LOC107779314 gene encoding LRR receptor-like serine/threonine-protein kinase GHR1 isoform X1, with amino-acid sequence MKLIRYFILVLCFGSAMGQLPSQDILALLEFRKGIKHDPTGYVLQSWNEESIDFNGCPSSWNGIMCNGGNVAAVVLDNLGLSADADLSVFANLTMLVKLSMANNSIAGKMPNKIGEFKSLEYLDISNNLFTSSLPPEIGKVGSLKNLSLAGNNFSGPIPDTISELMSIESLDLSHNSLSGPLPSSLTKLNNLVYLNLSLNGFTKKIPKGFELMANLEVLDLHGNMLDGTLDPEFLMFTTATYVDLSGNLLVSSTSQQQKFLPGISESLKYLSLSHNQLTGSLVSGGEAQAFGNLKVLDLSYNQLSGELPAFNFVYDLQVLKLSNNRFSGFVPNDLLKGDALVLTELDLSGNNLTGSISMITSTSLRVLNLSANALSGELPMVTGSTAVLDLSKNQLEGNLTRLQKWGNVEFLDLSQNRLTGNIPEVTAQFLRLNHLNLSRNTLTGTLPKVITQFPKITVLDLSFNQLDGPLLTSLLTLPTIEELHLQNNALVGSIDFPAPSATPNLRVLDLSHNQLAGYFPDEFGSLTALQVLDIAGNNFSGSLPTSMGQVTALTSLNISQNHFTGPLPKNLPNGLQSFNASLNDLSGVVPENLRKFPLSSFYPGNSGLQFPNPPSGSGQASAESQKSRSLKTVIKVVIIVACVIALIILVLLAIFIYYIRASRKPHPQVTKKDVHHQAPSHPSGFSSREGTGGVVVSAEDLMTSRKGSSEIISPDEKMAAITGFSPSKGSHFSWSPESGDSYIAENFARLDVRSPDRLAGELYFLDDTISFTPEELSRAPAEVLGRSSHGTSYRATLENGLLLTVKWLREGVAKQRKDFAKEAKKFANIRHPNVVGLRGYYWGPTQHEKLILSDYVSPGSLASFLYDRPGRKGPPLTWPQRLKISVDVARGLNYLHFDREVPHGNLKATNILLDGPDLNARVADYCLHRLMTQAGTIEQILDAGVLGYRAPELAASKKPLPSFKSDVYAFGVVLLELLSGKCAGDVVSGEDGGVDLTDWVRLKVAEGRGSDCFDSVLSAEIGNPAMEKQMKEVLGIAVRCIRTVSERPGIKTIYEDLSSI; translated from the exons ATGAAGCTAATTAGGTACTTTATACTTGTGCTTTGTTTTGGTTCTGCTATGGGGCAGCTTCCTTCCCAGGACATTTTGGCCCTTCTTGAATTCAGGAAGGGTATCAAGCATGATCCGACGGGTTATGTACTTCAGTCATGGAACGAGGAGTCCATTGATTTTAATGGTTGCCCTTCATCTTGGAATGGCATAATGTGCAATGGTGGTAATGTTGCTGCTGTTGTCCTTGACAACTTGGGTTTATCTGCCGATGCAGATTTGAGTGTGTTTGCTAACCTCACAATGCTTGTGAAACTCTCTATGGCTAACAATTCAATTGCTGGAAAAATGCCAAACAAAATTGGTGAATTCAAGAGCCTTGAGTATCTGGATATTTCAAACAATCTATTCACCTCCTCTTTACCACCAGAGATTGGAAAAGTAGGAAGCTTAAAGAATCTGTCATTAGCTGGGAACAACTTCTCTGGCCCAATCCCGGATACTATTTCAGAGCTCATGTCAATTGAATCTTTGGATTTGAGCCACAACTCTCTTTCGGGGCCACTTCCTTCATCTCTGACTAAGTTAAATAATTTGGTATACCTCAATCTATCTCTTAATGGATTTACAAAGAAAATCCCCAAAGGATTTGAGCTAATGGCTAACCTTGAAGTTCTTGACTTGCATGGAAATATGCTTGATGGTACTTTGGATCCAGAGTTCTTAATGTTTACTACTGCAACTTATGTTGACTTAAGTGGAAATTTACTTGTGAGTTCTACCTCTCAACAGCAGAAGTTTTTGCCTGGCATATCAGAGTCGCTCAAGTACTTGAGTCTTAGCCATAATCAACTTACTGGGTCACTAGTAAGTGGTGGTGAAGCCCAGGCATTTGGGAACTTGAAAGTTCTGGATTTGAGCTACAATCAGCTTTCAGGGGAATTACCTGCCTTCAATTTTGTTTATGATCTTCAGGTCCTTAAACTCAGCAACAATAGATTTTCTGGGTTCGTCCCAAATGATCTTTTAAAAGGAGATGCTTTGGTCCTCACAGAATTGGATTTAAGTGGAAACAACCTCACAG GGTCAATAAGCATGATCACATCAACATCATTGCGTGTCCTCAACTTATCCGCCAATGCTCTTTCCGGTGAACTTCCAATGGTGACAGGAAGTACTGCAGTACTTGATCTCTCAAAGAACCAGTTAGAGGGAAATCTAACTAGATTGCAGAAATGGGGGAATGTTGAATTTCTTGACCTCAGCCAAAACCGATTGACTGGAAACATCCCTGAGGTTACAGCTCAGTTTCTGCGATTAAATCACCTAAACCTTTCTCGCAATACCCTTACTGGAACTCTCCCAAAAGTTATCACACAGTTTCCTAAGATCACAGTCCTTGATCTTAGTTTCAACCAGTTGGATGGGCCTCTTCTCACTTCTCTGCTAACATTACCCACTATTGAAGAACTTCACCTACAAAACAATGCACTTGTTGGAAGTATTGATTTCCCTGCCCCCTCTGCTACTCCCAACCTCCGAGTTCTTGATCTTTCTCATAATCAGCTTGCTGGTTATTTTCCTGATGAGTTTGGCTCGTTGACCGCGCTTCAAGTACTTGATATAGCTGGAAATAATTTCTCTGGATCTCTGCCTACTTCGATGGGTCAAGTTACTGCACTTACTTCTCTAAACATTTCACAGAATCATTTTACTGGTCCACTGCCAAAGAATCTGCCTAATGGCCTCCAAAGCTTTAATGCATCACTCAATGACTTATCTGGTGTTGTCcctgaaaatttgagaaaatttcCGTTATCATCTTTCTACCCTGGAAACTCTGGACTTCAATTTCCAAATCCTCCATCAGGATCTGGCCAAGCTTCAGCAGAAAGCCAGAAAAGCAGATCACTTAAGACTGTCATCAAGGTGGTAATAATAGTTGCTTGTGTAATTGCTCttattattttggtgttactaGCCATTTTCATTTACTATATACGAGCGTCAAGGAAGCCTCATCCTCAAGTTACTAAAAAGGATGTTCATCACCAAGCCCCATCACATCCTTCTGGCTTTAGTAGTAGGGAGGGTACCGGTGGTGTAGTCGTTTCAGCTGAAGATCTTATGACTTCACGAAAAGGATCATCAGAAATAATTAGTCCAGATGAGAAAATGGCTGCTATAACTGGTTTTTCCCCTTCAAAAGGTAGCCATTTCTCATGGTCACCAGAGTCTGGAGATTCGTATATTGCAGAAAACTTTGCAAGGTTAGATGTGAGGTCTCCAGATCGTCTTGCTGGAGAGCTGTACTTCCTTGATGATACAATCTCTTTTACACCCGAGGAACTATCTAGGGCTCCGGCTGAAGTCCTAGGCAGAAGCAGCCATGGTACATCTTACAGGGCAACGCTAGAGAACGGGTTGCTCCTGACTGTGAAATGGTTGAGAGAAGGAGTGGCAAAGCAGAGAAAGGATTTTGCGAAGGAGGCTAAAAAGTTTGCCAATATAAGGCATCCTAATGTAGTAGGATTAAGAGGTTACTACTGGGGTCCCACACAGCATGAGAAGCTCATTCTTTCGGATTATGTATCTCCTGGAAGTCTTGCAAGTTTCCTCTATG ATCGACCGGGTAGAAAAGGCCCACCACTAACCTGGCCCCAAAGACTCAAAATATCAGTTGATGTTGCACGTGGTCTGAACTACCTCCATTTTGATCGTGAGGTGCCACACGGAAACCTTAAGGCAACCAACATCTTGTTGGATGGGCCAGACCTTAATGCACGAGTTGCGGATTACTGCCTTCACCGCCTCATGACTCAAGCCGGCACAATAGAACAGATTCTTGATGCTGGGGTGTTGGGTTATCGTGCCCCTGAGTTGGCTGCGTCGAAGAAGCCACTGCCTTCCTTCAAATCAGATGTATATGCTTTTGGAGTTGTTTTGTTGGAGCTGCTAAGTGGGAAGTGTGCAGGTGATGTTGTCTCTGGCGAAGATGGTGGAGTAGACTTAACTGACTGGGTAAGGTTGAAGGTGGCAGAAGGTCGTGGCTCGGATTGTTTTGACAGTGTGTTGTCGGCCGAGATTGGAAATCCAGCAATGGAGAAGCAAATGAAGGAGGTTCTTGGGATAGCTGTTCGATGCATTCGTACTGTATCTGAGAGGCCAGGTATCAAGACTATATATGAGGACCTTTCATCTATATAG
- the LOC107779314 gene encoding LRR receptor-like serine/threonine-protein kinase GHR1 isoform X2: MCNGGNVAAVVLDNLGLSADADLSVFANLTMLVKLSMANNSIAGKMPNKIGEFKSLEYLDISNNLFTSSLPPEIGKVGSLKNLSLAGNNFSGPIPDTISELMSIESLDLSHNSLSGPLPSSLTKLNNLVYLNLSLNGFTKKIPKGFELMANLEVLDLHGNMLDGTLDPEFLMFTTATYVDLSGNLLVSSTSQQQKFLPGISESLKYLSLSHNQLTGSLVSGGEAQAFGNLKVLDLSYNQLSGELPAFNFVYDLQVLKLSNNRFSGFVPNDLLKGDALVLTELDLSGNNLTGSISMITSTSLRVLNLSANALSGELPMVTGSTAVLDLSKNQLEGNLTRLQKWGNVEFLDLSQNRLTGNIPEVTAQFLRLNHLNLSRNTLTGTLPKVITQFPKITVLDLSFNQLDGPLLTSLLTLPTIEELHLQNNALVGSIDFPAPSATPNLRVLDLSHNQLAGYFPDEFGSLTALQVLDIAGNNFSGSLPTSMGQVTALTSLNISQNHFTGPLPKNLPNGLQSFNASLNDLSGVVPENLRKFPLSSFYPGNSGLQFPNPPSGSGQASAESQKSRSLKTVIKVVIIVACVIALIILVLLAIFIYYIRASRKPHPQVTKKDVHHQAPSHPSGFSSREGTGGVVVSAEDLMTSRKGSSEIISPDEKMAAITGFSPSKGSHFSWSPESGDSYIAENFARLDVRSPDRLAGELYFLDDTISFTPEELSRAPAEVLGRSSHGTSYRATLENGLLLTVKWLREGVAKQRKDFAKEAKKFANIRHPNVVGLRGYYWGPTQHEKLILSDYVSPGSLASFLYDRPGRKGPPLTWPQRLKISVDVARGLNYLHFDREVPHGNLKATNILLDGPDLNARVADYCLHRLMTQAGTIEQILDAGVLGYRAPELAASKKPLPSFKSDVYAFGVVLLELLSGKCAGDVVSGEDGGVDLTDWVRLKVAEGRGSDCFDSVLSAEIGNPAMEKQMKEVLGIAVRCIRTVSERPGIKTIYEDLSSI, encoded by the exons ATGTGCAATGGTGGTAATGTTGCTGCTGTTGTCCTTGACAACTTGGGTTTATCTGCCGATGCAGATTTGAGTGTGTTTGCTAACCTCACAATGCTTGTGAAACTCTCTATGGCTAACAATTCAATTGCTGGAAAAATGCCAAACAAAATTGGTGAATTCAAGAGCCTTGAGTATCTGGATATTTCAAACAATCTATTCACCTCCTCTTTACCACCAGAGATTGGAAAAGTAGGAAGCTTAAAGAATCTGTCATTAGCTGGGAACAACTTCTCTGGCCCAATCCCGGATACTATTTCAGAGCTCATGTCAATTGAATCTTTGGATTTGAGCCACAACTCTCTTTCGGGGCCACTTCCTTCATCTCTGACTAAGTTAAATAATTTGGTATACCTCAATCTATCTCTTAATGGATTTACAAAGAAAATCCCCAAAGGATTTGAGCTAATGGCTAACCTTGAAGTTCTTGACTTGCATGGAAATATGCTTGATGGTACTTTGGATCCAGAGTTCTTAATGTTTACTACTGCAACTTATGTTGACTTAAGTGGAAATTTACTTGTGAGTTCTACCTCTCAACAGCAGAAGTTTTTGCCTGGCATATCAGAGTCGCTCAAGTACTTGAGTCTTAGCCATAATCAACTTACTGGGTCACTAGTAAGTGGTGGTGAAGCCCAGGCATTTGGGAACTTGAAAGTTCTGGATTTGAGCTACAATCAGCTTTCAGGGGAATTACCTGCCTTCAATTTTGTTTATGATCTTCAGGTCCTTAAACTCAGCAACAATAGATTTTCTGGGTTCGTCCCAAATGATCTTTTAAAAGGAGATGCTTTGGTCCTCACAGAATTGGATTTAAGTGGAAACAACCTCACAG GGTCAATAAGCATGATCACATCAACATCATTGCGTGTCCTCAACTTATCCGCCAATGCTCTTTCCGGTGAACTTCCAATGGTGACAGGAAGTACTGCAGTACTTGATCTCTCAAAGAACCAGTTAGAGGGAAATCTAACTAGATTGCAGAAATGGGGGAATGTTGAATTTCTTGACCTCAGCCAAAACCGATTGACTGGAAACATCCCTGAGGTTACAGCTCAGTTTCTGCGATTAAATCACCTAAACCTTTCTCGCAATACCCTTACTGGAACTCTCCCAAAAGTTATCACACAGTTTCCTAAGATCACAGTCCTTGATCTTAGTTTCAACCAGTTGGATGGGCCTCTTCTCACTTCTCTGCTAACATTACCCACTATTGAAGAACTTCACCTACAAAACAATGCACTTGTTGGAAGTATTGATTTCCCTGCCCCCTCTGCTACTCCCAACCTCCGAGTTCTTGATCTTTCTCATAATCAGCTTGCTGGTTATTTTCCTGATGAGTTTGGCTCGTTGACCGCGCTTCAAGTACTTGATATAGCTGGAAATAATTTCTCTGGATCTCTGCCTACTTCGATGGGTCAAGTTACTGCACTTACTTCTCTAAACATTTCACAGAATCATTTTACTGGTCCACTGCCAAAGAATCTGCCTAATGGCCTCCAAAGCTTTAATGCATCACTCAATGACTTATCTGGTGTTGTCcctgaaaatttgagaaaatttcCGTTATCATCTTTCTACCCTGGAAACTCTGGACTTCAATTTCCAAATCCTCCATCAGGATCTGGCCAAGCTTCAGCAGAAAGCCAGAAAAGCAGATCACTTAAGACTGTCATCAAGGTGGTAATAATAGTTGCTTGTGTAATTGCTCttattattttggtgttactaGCCATTTTCATTTACTATATACGAGCGTCAAGGAAGCCTCATCCTCAAGTTACTAAAAAGGATGTTCATCACCAAGCCCCATCACATCCTTCTGGCTTTAGTAGTAGGGAGGGTACCGGTGGTGTAGTCGTTTCAGCTGAAGATCTTATGACTTCACGAAAAGGATCATCAGAAATAATTAGTCCAGATGAGAAAATGGCTGCTATAACTGGTTTTTCCCCTTCAAAAGGTAGCCATTTCTCATGGTCACCAGAGTCTGGAGATTCGTATATTGCAGAAAACTTTGCAAGGTTAGATGTGAGGTCTCCAGATCGTCTTGCTGGAGAGCTGTACTTCCTTGATGATACAATCTCTTTTACACCCGAGGAACTATCTAGGGCTCCGGCTGAAGTCCTAGGCAGAAGCAGCCATGGTACATCTTACAGGGCAACGCTAGAGAACGGGTTGCTCCTGACTGTGAAATGGTTGAGAGAAGGAGTGGCAAAGCAGAGAAAGGATTTTGCGAAGGAGGCTAAAAAGTTTGCCAATATAAGGCATCCTAATGTAGTAGGATTAAGAGGTTACTACTGGGGTCCCACACAGCATGAGAAGCTCATTCTTTCGGATTATGTATCTCCTGGAAGTCTTGCAAGTTTCCTCTATG ATCGACCGGGTAGAAAAGGCCCACCACTAACCTGGCCCCAAAGACTCAAAATATCAGTTGATGTTGCACGTGGTCTGAACTACCTCCATTTTGATCGTGAGGTGCCACACGGAAACCTTAAGGCAACCAACATCTTGTTGGATGGGCCAGACCTTAATGCACGAGTTGCGGATTACTGCCTTCACCGCCTCATGACTCAAGCCGGCACAATAGAACAGATTCTTGATGCTGGGGTGTTGGGTTATCGTGCCCCTGAGTTGGCTGCGTCGAAGAAGCCACTGCCTTCCTTCAAATCAGATGTATATGCTTTTGGAGTTGTTTTGTTGGAGCTGCTAAGTGGGAAGTGTGCAGGTGATGTTGTCTCTGGCGAAGATGGTGGAGTAGACTTAACTGACTGGGTAAGGTTGAAGGTGGCAGAAGGTCGTGGCTCGGATTGTTTTGACAGTGTGTTGTCGGCCGAGATTGGAAATCCAGCAATGGAGAAGCAAATGAAGGAGGTTCTTGGGATAGCTGTTCGATGCATTCGTACTGTATCTGAGAGGCCAGGTATCAAGACTATATATGAGGACCTTTCATCTATATAG